A single window of Nocardioides kongjuensis DNA harbors:
- a CDS encoding elongation factor G-like protein EF-G2 has protein sequence MADKRAERRGEHDLAVTGPDQVRNVVLVGPSHSGKTSLVEALLLHTGAINRAGSTADGTTVCDTEDAERSHGRSISLAVAPLVHRRVKVNLVDTPGYADFVGDLRAGLRAADCALFVVAANEEVDEATRALWRECEQVAMPRAVVVTKLDHPRADVDAVVAQAREAFGDKVLPVYLAGPDGLTGLLTGETDDPRRGELIEAIIEESEDEDLMDRYVGGEEVGLDVLVADLETAVARASLHPVVPVCAATGVGLGELLDLCVDGFPSPLEHSSPEVFTPAGASVGRVSCDPTGPLVAEVVKTAGDPYVGRISLVRVFSGTLEPDAAVHVSGHFSSFFSADAGHEDHDEDERIGAVGHPFGAAQVPAARVVAGDLATVARLSRAETGDTLSAVDKPLVLRPWSMPDPLLPVAIEAATRSDEDKLSQALARLAAEDPSLRVEHNAETGQLVLWVMGESHADVVLERLAERHGVTVEQRELLVPLRECVTGPAKGHGRHVKQSGGHGQYAICDIEIEPLPEGSGFEFVDKVVGGAVPRSYIPSVEKGVRAQMERGLRHGYPVVDLRVTLTDGKAHSVDSSDMAFQSAGALALREAAEAAGVSMLEPYDEVGVLVPDDLVGPVMSDLSARRARLLGNENVDGGRTLVRAHVPQRELVRYAVDLRASTRGAGTFTRTFAHYEPMPEEQARQVTPRLHHQG, from the coding sequence ATGGCGGACAAGCGCGCAGAGAGGCGAGGTGAGCACGACCTCGCGGTAACCGGGCCCGACCAGGTACGCAACGTGGTCCTGGTCGGGCCTTCCCATTCGGGCAAGACCTCCCTCGTGGAGGCCCTCCTCCTGCACACCGGCGCGATCAACCGGGCCGGCAGCACGGCCGACGGGACGACGGTGTGCGACACCGAGGACGCGGAGCGCAGCCACGGCCGCTCCATCTCGCTGGCGGTCGCCCCGCTGGTGCACCGGCGCGTCAAGGTGAACCTCGTCGACACCCCCGGGTACGCCGACTTCGTCGGTGACCTGCGCGCCGGCCTGCGCGCAGCCGACTGCGCGCTGTTCGTGGTCGCGGCCAACGAGGAGGTCGACGAGGCCACCCGTGCCCTGTGGCGCGAGTGCGAGCAGGTCGCCATGCCCCGTGCGGTCGTGGTCACCAAGCTCGATCACCCGCGCGCCGACGTCGACGCCGTCGTCGCGCAGGCCCGCGAGGCGTTCGGCGACAAGGTGCTGCCGGTCTACCTCGCCGGGCCCGACGGCCTGACCGGGCTGCTCACCGGCGAGACCGACGACCCGCGCCGCGGCGAGCTGATCGAGGCGATCATCGAGGAGTCCGAGGACGAGGACCTGATGGACCGGTACGTCGGTGGCGAGGAGGTGGGTCTCGACGTCCTGGTCGCCGACCTGGAGACCGCCGTCGCCCGGGCCAGCCTCCACCCGGTGGTCCCGGTCTGCGCCGCCACCGGGGTCGGGCTGGGCGAGCTGCTCGACCTCTGCGTCGACGGCTTCCCCTCGCCGCTCGAGCACAGCTCGCCCGAGGTGTTCACCCCTGCCGGAGCGTCCGTCGGCCGCGTGTCCTGCGACCCGACGGGGCCGCTGGTCGCCGAGGTCGTGAAGACCGCCGGCGACCCGTACGTCGGCCGGATCAGCCTGGTCCGCGTCTTCTCCGGCACCCTCGAGCCGGACGCCGCCGTCCACGTGTCCGGTCACTTCTCGTCGTTCTTCTCCGCCGACGCCGGTCACGAGGACCACGACGAGGACGAGCGGATCGGCGCCGTCGGACATCCGTTCGGCGCCGCGCAGGTCCCGGCTGCCCGGGTGGTGGCCGGCGACCTCGCCACGGTCGCGCGGCTGTCCCGCGCGGAGACGGGCGACACGCTCTCGGCCGTCGACAAGCCCCTGGTGCTGCGACCCTGGTCGATGCCCGACCCCCTGCTGCCCGTCGCGATCGAGGCGGCCACCCGCTCCGACGAGGACAAGCTGTCCCAGGCCCTGGCCCGGCTGGCCGCGGAGGACCCGAGCCTGCGCGTCGAGCACAACGCCGAGACCGGCCAGCTCGTGCTGTGGGTGATGGGGGAGTCGCACGCCGACGTCGTGCTGGAACGCCTCGCCGAGCGGCACGGCGTGACCGTCGAGCAGCGCGAGCTGCTGGTCCCGCTGCGCGAGTGCGTCACAGGACCGGCGAAGGGGCACGGCCGACACGTCAAGCAGTCCGGTGGCCACGGCCAGTACGCCATCTGCGACATCGAGATCGAGCCGCTCCCCGAGGGCAGCGGCTTCGAGTTCGTCGACAAGGTGGTCGGTGGTGCGGTGCCGCGCAGCTACATCCCCAGCGTCGAGAAGGGGGTCCGCGCCCAGATGGAGCGCGGCCTGCGCCACGGCTACCCGGTCGTCGACCTCCGGGTCACCTTGACCGACGGCAAGGCACACAGCGTGGACTCGTCCGACATGGCCTTCCAGAGCGCCGGGGCGCTGGCGCTGCGCGAGGCGGCCGAGGCTGCCGGCGTGTCCATGCTGGAGCCCTACGACGAGGTCGGCGTCCTGGTCCCCGACGACCTGGTCGGTCCGGTGATGAGCGACCTGAGTGCACGAAGGGCCCGGCTGCTCGGCAACGAGAACGTCGACGGCGGCCGGACCCTGGTGCGCGCCCACGTCCCGCAGCGCGAGCTGGTCCGCTACGCCGTGGACCTGCGGGCCTCGACGCGAGGTGCGGGCACCTTCACCCGCACCTTCGCGCACTACGAGCCGATGCCCGAGGAGCAGGCGCGGCAGGTCACGCCGCGCCTGCACCACCAGGGCTGA
- a CDS encoding acyl-CoA thioesterase produces the protein MTDQTSERVMGEATQRLVALLDLERLDTDLFRGQQPETIRQRVYGGQVAAQALIAASRTVDEGMHVHSLHSYFLLPGDYNVPIIYDVERIRDGKSFATRRVLARQHGRPIYYQSLNFQRAEEGLEHQDVMPEVRPPEDGLDLMALMAERGTDDGLSKEWAALDVRWLGSSAHGMEPDPMHPSKTQVWIRVDGRLSDDPMEHLATFTYASDVSLLGATLAAHPEHGPHKVQMASLDHTIWFHRPFRADEWWLYDQWSPSASGGRGLALGRIFTQDGTLVATVAQEGLIRPSR, from the coding sequence ATGACCGACCAGACGAGCGAGCGGGTGATGGGGGAGGCCACCCAGCGGCTGGTCGCCCTGCTCGACCTCGAGCGGCTCGACACCGACCTGTTCCGTGGCCAGCAGCCGGAGACCATCCGCCAGCGGGTCTACGGCGGCCAGGTGGCCGCGCAGGCCCTGATCGCCGCGTCCCGGACGGTCGACGAGGGCATGCACGTGCACTCGCTGCACTCGTACTTCCTGCTGCCCGGCGACTACAACGTCCCGATCATCTACGACGTCGAGCGGATCCGCGACGGCAAGTCCTTCGCCACCCGGCGGGTGCTCGCGCGCCAGCACGGCCGGCCGATCTACTACCAGTCGCTCAACTTCCAGCGTGCCGAGGAGGGTCTCGAGCACCAGGACGTGATGCCCGAGGTCCGGCCGCCTGAGGACGGGCTGGACCTGATGGCGCTGATGGCCGAGCGCGGGACCGACGACGGGCTGAGCAAGGAGTGGGCCGCGCTCGACGTGCGCTGGCTCGGCAGCTCGGCGCACGGCATGGAGCCGGACCCGATGCACCCCTCGAAGACCCAGGTCTGGATCCGGGTCGACGGCCGGCTCAGCGACGACCCGATGGAGCACCTCGCGACGTTCACCTACGCCAGCGACGTCTCCCTGCTCGGCGCGACCCTCGCCGCGCACCCGGAGCACGGGCCGCACAAGGTGCAGATGGCGTCCCTCGACCACACGATCTGGTTCCACCGCCCGTTCCGCGCCGACGAGTGGTGGCTCTACGACCAGTGGTCCCCGTCGGCCAGCGGCGGTCGTGGCCTCGCCCTGGGCCGGATCTTCACCCAGGACGGCACCCTCGTCGCCACGGTCGCCCAGGAAGGCCTGATCCGCCCGTCGCGCTGA
- a CDS encoding PAC2 family protein encodes MTSSPRLVHIVDEVPELEGVENLALVVALEGFLDAGNAGALAARHLVRSGAFSSDGGGVVVATFDVDQLHDYRARRPPMTFARDHYEGYEAPRLVVRMLRDAGGTPYLLLHGPEPDIRWEAFCRGVREVVERFDVTLVVSMGSVPMAVPHTRPIAITHHANNPDLLTGTSPWRGELRVPSSAQALLEVRLGEWDHDAQGFVAHVPHYLAQLDYPRASVSLLEQVELAARITVDLSELRESADEREEEIGRYLSANDEVQDVVTALEQQYDTFARAEEEGSSLLAEDEPLPTGEEIGRQFEQFLAGLEGPEDNGGGS; translated from the coding sequence GTGACCTCATCGCCCCGTCTCGTCCACATCGTCGACGAGGTGCCCGAGCTGGAGGGCGTCGAGAACCTCGCGCTCGTGGTCGCGCTCGAGGGTTTCCTCGACGCCGGCAACGCCGGTGCGCTCGCCGCGCGCCACCTGGTCCGGTCCGGCGCGTTCTCGAGCGACGGCGGAGGAGTCGTCGTCGCGACCTTCGACGTCGACCAGCTCCACGACTACCGCGCCCGCCGCCCCCCGATGACCTTCGCGCGCGACCACTACGAGGGCTACGAGGCGCCGCGGCTGGTGGTGCGGATGCTGCGCGACGCCGGCGGTACGCCGTACCTCCTGCTGCACGGGCCGGAGCCCGACATCCGCTGGGAGGCGTTCTGCCGCGGCGTGCGTGAGGTCGTCGAGCGCTTCGACGTCACGCTGGTCGTCTCGATGGGCTCGGTGCCGATGGCGGTGCCGCACACCCGGCCGATCGCGATCACCCACCACGCCAACAACCCCGACCTGCTCACCGGCACCAGCCCGTGGCGGGGCGAGCTGCGGGTGCCGAGCAGCGCACAGGCGCTGCTGGAGGTCCGGCTCGGCGAGTGGGACCACGACGCGCAGGGCTTCGTCGCCCACGTGCCCCACTACCTGGCCCAGCTCGACTACCCGCGCGCCTCGGTCTCGCTGCTGGAGCAGGTCGAGCTGGCCGCGCGGATCACCGTCGACCTCTCCGAGCTGCGCGAGTCCGCCGACGAGCGCGAGGAGGAGATCGGTCGCTACCTGTCGGCCAACGACGAGGTGCAGGACGTCGTGACCGCGCTGGAGCAGCAGTACGACACCTTCGCGCGCGCCGAGGAGGAGGGCAGCAGCCTCCTTGCCGAGGACGAGCCGCTGCCGACCGGTGAGGAGATCGGCCGGCAGTTCGAGCAGTTCCTGGCCGGCCTCGAGGGGCCCGAGGACAACGGAGGCGGGTCATGA
- a CDS encoding amino acid permease has product MSLFRTKSVEQSIADTDEPDHRLRKDLSALDLTVFGVGVIIGAGIFVLTGTVAASNAGPALALSFVIAAVACGLAALCYAELASTVPVAGSAYTFSYATLGELVAWIIGWDLVLEFTVGAAALSTGFSAYLQEVLSIVDVTLPSQISSAATGVIDLPAVVIALLVTFLLIRGTKFSSRFNQVVVALKLVVVAAVIVVGIAHIDVGNWTPFIPDAQPAPASSGGFADVPLITSLLGLEPAVFGLAGVISGAAIVFFAFIGFDIVATTAEETKNPQRDVPIGILGSLAIVTVLYAAVSLVVTGLRSYKDIDPDSAAPLADAFQASGVDWMPNLISIGACIGLVVVAMILMLGQSRVGFAMARDGLLPRSLAKVHPTWGTPYRITILTGIAVAAMAGLVDLSTLAHLVNIGTLFAFMLVSIGVVVLRRSRPDLPRGFRTPAAPVVAAVSTLMCFYLMLNLTGDTWIRFGVWMVIGFVVYFAYGRSHSRLQQQRATE; this is encoded by the coding sequence ATGAGCCTCTTCCGCACCAAGTCCGTCGAGCAGTCGATCGCCGACACCGACGAGCCGGACCACCGGCTGCGCAAGGACCTCTCGGCGCTGGACCTCACCGTCTTCGGCGTCGGCGTCATCATCGGCGCCGGCATCTTCGTGCTCACCGGCACCGTGGCCGCCAGCAACGCCGGCCCGGCCCTCGCGCTGAGCTTCGTGATCGCGGCCGTGGCCTGCGGTCTCGCCGCGCTCTGCTACGCCGAGCTGGCCTCGACGGTGCCGGTCGCCGGCAGCGCCTACACGTTCAGCTACGCCACGCTCGGCGAGCTCGTCGCGTGGATCATCGGATGGGACCTGGTGCTGGAGTTCACCGTCGGTGCCGCGGCGCTGTCGACCGGCTTCTCGGCGTACCTCCAGGAGGTGCTGAGCATCGTCGACGTCACGCTGCCCTCGCAGATCAGCTCCGCCGCCACCGGCGTGATCGACCTGCCGGCCGTGGTGATCGCACTGCTCGTCACGTTCCTGCTGATCCGCGGCACGAAGTTCTCCAGCCGCTTCAACCAGGTCGTCGTCGCGCTCAAGCTGGTCGTGGTCGCCGCGGTGATCGTGGTCGGCATCGCCCACATCGACGTGGGCAACTGGACCCCGTTCATCCCCGACGCCCAGCCCGCGCCCGCGTCGAGCGGCGGCTTCGCCGACGTCCCGCTGATCACCAGCCTGCTCGGCCTCGAGCCCGCGGTCTTCGGGCTCGCCGGCGTCATCTCCGGCGCGGCGATCGTGTTCTTCGCCTTCATCGGCTTCGACATCGTCGCCACCACCGCGGAGGAGACGAAGAACCCGCAGCGTGACGTCCCCATCGGGATCCTCGGCTCGCTGGCGATCGTCACGGTCCTGTACGCCGCCGTCAGCCTCGTGGTCACCGGACTGCGCAGCTACAAGGACATCGACCCCGACAGCGCGGCGCCCCTCGCCGACGCGTTCCAGGCCTCCGGCGTCGACTGGATGCCGAACCTGATCTCGATCGGCGCCTGCATCGGCCTGGTCGTCGTGGCCATGATCCTGATGCTCGGACAGTCCCGCGTCGGCTTCGCGATGGCGCGCGACGGACTGCTCCCGCGCAGCCTCGCCAAGGTGCACCCGACCTGGGGGACGCCGTACCGGATCACGATCCTGACCGGCATCGCCGTCGCCGCCATGGCCGGCCTCGTCGACCTCAGCACCCTGGCCCACCTGGTCAACATCGGCACCCTGTTCGCGTTCATGCTGGTCAGCATCGGCGTCGTGGTGCTGCGCCGCAGCCGCCCCGACCTGCCCCGCGGCTTCCGCACGCCGGCCGCGCCGGTCGTGGCCGCGGTGTCGACGCTGATGTGCTTCTACCTGATGCTCAACCTGACCGGCGACACCTGGATCCGGTTCGGGGTGTGGATGGTGATCGGGTTCGTCGTGTACTTCGCCTACGGCCGCAGCCACAGCCGCCTGCAGCAGCAACGGGCGACCGAATAG
- the dxs gene encoding 1-deoxy-D-xylulose-5-phosphate synthase: MSVLERISTPRDLRALSEDELTQLAAEIRDLLIRTVATNTGHLGPNLGVVELTLAIHRVFDSPRDKIVFDTGHQSYVHKLVTGRAGEFGTLRREGGLSGYPSRAESEHDLVENSHASTALSYADGIAKAFRIRGEDRHTVAVIGDGALTGGMAWEALNNIAIQHDSKLVIVVNDNGRSYTPTIGGLATALTSLRTNPRYEHVLDIVKRRLNAVPGVGAAAYDALHAMKKGIKDALAPQGLFEDLGLKYVGPVDGHDRPAMEQALAQAKRFGGPVIVHAITRKGFGYDPAERHEADQFHAPGPFDVQTGAEKPKGPIWTDHFADHVVAIGERRPDVVAITAAMMHPVGLDKFQARFPERTFDVGIAEQHAATSAAGLAMGGLHPVFAVYATFLNRAFDQVLMDVALHRCGVTFVLDRSGVTGDDGASHNGMWDMSILQVVPGLRLAAPRDVTRMRELLDEAVEVADAPTVVRFPKGPPPEDVPAIGTEGGCDVLVRNGARDVLIVSVGSMAPIAVDVAQRLVDQGIGVTVVDPRWVKPVDPALVELARTHTRVVTLEDNGVVGGVGAVLLQTLAAADVRTPVRIHGIPQEFLDHAKRAAILERIGLTPSAIALEVLHDIARDSAEPAPEGRALLDVDGSR, translated from the coding sequence ATGTCTGTCCTCGAGCGCATCAGCACCCCGCGCGACCTGCGGGCCCTGTCCGAGGACGAGCTGACCCAGCTGGCGGCCGAGATCCGCGACCTGCTGATCCGCACCGTCGCGACCAACACCGGCCACCTCGGGCCCAACCTCGGCGTCGTCGAGCTGACCCTCGCCATCCACCGGGTCTTCGACTCGCCGCGCGACAAGATCGTCTTCGACACCGGCCACCAGTCCTACGTCCACAAGCTCGTCACGGGCCGCGCCGGCGAGTTCGGCACGCTGCGTCGCGAGGGCGGGCTGAGCGGCTACCCGAGCCGGGCCGAGTCCGAGCACGACCTGGTCGAGAACTCCCACGCCTCCACGGCGCTGAGCTACGCCGACGGCATCGCCAAGGCGTTCCGGATCCGCGGCGAGGACCGGCACACCGTCGCGGTGATCGGCGACGGCGCGCTCACCGGCGGCATGGCCTGGGAGGCGCTCAACAACATCGCGATCCAGCACGACTCGAAGCTCGTGATCGTGGTCAACGACAACGGCCGCTCCTACACGCCGACCATCGGCGGCCTCGCGACGGCGCTGACCAGCCTGCGCACCAACCCGCGCTACGAGCACGTCCTCGACATCGTGAAGCGTCGCCTCAACGCGGTGCCCGGCGTCGGTGCGGCGGCCTACGACGCCCTGCACGCCATGAAGAAGGGCATCAAGGACGCGCTCGCCCCCCAGGGCCTCTTCGAGGACCTCGGGCTCAAGTACGTCGGCCCGGTCGACGGCCACGACCGCCCGGCGATGGAGCAGGCGCTCGCCCAGGCCAAGCGCTTCGGCGGACCGGTCATCGTGCACGCGATCACCCGCAAGGGCTTCGGCTACGACCCCGCCGAGCGGCACGAGGCCGACCAGTTCCACGCACCCGGCCCGTTCGACGTGCAGACCGGCGCCGAGAAGCCCAAGGGGCCGATCTGGACCGACCACTTCGCCGACCACGTCGTCGCGATCGGTGAGCGCCGGCCCGACGTCGTCGCGATCACCGCGGCGATGATGCACCCGGTCGGGCTCGACAAGTTCCAGGCCCGGTTCCCCGAGCGCACCTTCGACGTCGGCATCGCCGAGCAGCACGCCGCGACCTCCGCCGCGGGCCTGGCGATGGGCGGCCTGCACCCGGTCTTCGCGGTCTACGCCACCTTCCTCAACCGGGCCTTCGACCAGGTGCTGATGGACGTCGCGCTGCACAGGTGCGGGGTCACCTTCGTGCTCGACCGCTCCGGCGTGACCGGCGACGACGGTGCCAGCCACAACGGCATGTGGGACATGTCCATCCTCCAGGTCGTGCCGGGCCTGCGCCTCGCGGCGCCCCGCGACGTGACCCGGATGCGCGAGCTGCTCGACGAGGCGGTCGAGGTCGCCGACGCGCCCACGGTCGTCCGCTTCCCGAAGGGCCCGCCGCCCGAGGACGTCCCGGCGATCGGCACCGAGGGCGGCTGTGACGTGCTGGTCCGCAACGGCGCCCGCGACGTGCTCATCGTCTCGGTCGGCTCGATGGCTCCGATCGCCGTCGACGTCGCCCAGCGCCTGGTCGACCAGGGCATCGGCGTCACGGTCGTCGACCCGCGCTGGGTCAAGCCGGTCGACCCCGCCCTGGTCGAGCTCGCCCGCACCCACACCCGCGTCGTCACCCTCGAGGACAACGGCGTCGTGGGCGGCGTCGGCGCGGTGCTGCTGCAGACCCTCGCGGCCGCCGACGTCCGCACCCCGGTGCGCATCCACGGCATCCCGCAGGAGTTCCTCGACCACGCCAAGCGGGCCGCGATCCTCGAGCGGATCGGCCTGACCCCCTCGGCGATCGCGCTGGAGGTGCTCCACGACATCGCTCGGGACAGCGCGGAGCCCGCCCCGGAAGGACGGGCGCTCCTCGATGTCGACGGCTCGCGCTAG
- a CDS encoding SMP-30/gluconolactonase/LRE family protein, whose product MTSLTVIPVPGHGAEDVVVATSGPDQGCVFTGTEDGAVFRVSPDGAKVDRVAHTGGRPLGIEFAPDGRLLVCDAQRGLLWVDPASGAVELITAEVGGRAMVFCNNAAIAADGTIWWSDSSTEFGIARWKDDFVRNTRTGRLVRRDPDGTITVVLDGLAFANGVALSGAGDFVCVAETGARTVVRHWISGDKQGTRDFLATDLPGYPDNIARGSDGLIWITIASPTDPLVERLQRGPMVLRKLATKLPEEFQPKPKQTVRVVAYDEQGTLVHDLDLPPGEQGAAYHMVTGVREHDGRVWLGSLHEPAIAFTDL is encoded by the coding sequence GTGACCTCCCTCACCGTGATCCCTGTTCCCGGCCACGGCGCGGAGGACGTCGTCGTGGCGACGTCCGGCCCCGACCAGGGCTGCGTCTTCACCGGCACCGAGGACGGCGCCGTCTTCCGGGTCAGCCCCGACGGCGCGAAGGTCGACCGCGTCGCGCACACGGGTGGGCGCCCGCTCGGCATCGAGTTCGCGCCGGACGGGCGGCTGCTCGTGTGCGACGCGCAGCGGGGCCTGCTCTGGGTCGACCCGGCCAGCGGGGCCGTCGAGCTGATCACGGCCGAGGTCGGGGGCCGGGCCATGGTGTTCTGCAACAACGCCGCGATCGCGGCCGACGGCACCATCTGGTGGTCCGACTCCTCGACGGAGTTCGGGATCGCGCGCTGGAAGGACGACTTCGTCCGCAACACCCGCACCGGCCGGCTGGTGCGGCGCGACCCCGACGGCACGATCACGGTCGTCCTCGACGGCCTCGCGTTCGCCAACGGTGTCGCCCTCTCGGGTGCCGGCGACTTCGTCTGCGTCGCCGAGACCGGCGCCCGCACGGTCGTCCGCCACTGGATCAGCGGCGACAAGCAGGGCACCCGCGACTTCCTCGCCACCGACCTGCCGGGCTATCCCGACAACATCGCCCGCGGCTCCGACGGCCTGATCTGGATCACCATCGCCAGCCCGACCGACCCGCTCGTCGAGCGGCTGCAGCGCGGCCCGATGGTGCTGCGCAAGCTGGCCACCAAGCTGCCCGAGGAGTTCCAGCCCAAGCCGAAGCAGACCGTCCGCGTCGTCGCGTACGACGAGCAGGGCACCCTCGTGCACGACCTCGACCTGCCGCCGGGGGAGCAGGGCGCGGCGTACCACATGGTGACCGGCGTGCGGGAGCACGACGGCCGGGTCTGGCTGGGCAGCCTGCACGAACCCGCGATCGCGTTCACCGACCTGTGA
- a CDS encoding methyltransferase, giving the protein MSAEALVERLFGQALGSLEMATVWLGHRLGLYDALGEPGTPAEIAARTGVIERYVREWLEQQAIAGFVSVADPSAAPELRRYHLAEDQRAVLADPDSPFYGGALALLAGGCGAVLPQVLEAWRSGTGLSFGAYGDDVRDGQGLFNKADFTQRLVADWLPSLPDVDALLRRDGARALDLGCGVGWSTISLVQGYPGLAADGVDLDEASVMDARAHAVESGVADHARFEVVASDADHGTGRYDVAFFFESLHDMAHPVAALRAVRRALRPDGLVVVMDEAAEEEFAPDGSPVERLLGAASVLHCLPVGLAEPDSAGTGALFRPSVLRKYAAEAGFSDVRIAPIEHDVMRFYVLTP; this is encoded by the coding sequence GTGAGCGCCGAGGCCCTCGTCGAGCGCCTGTTCGGGCAGGCGCTCGGCTCGCTGGAGATGGCGACGGTCTGGCTCGGCCACCGACTGGGGCTGTACGACGCGCTCGGCGAGCCCGGCACCCCGGCGGAGATCGCCGCACGGACCGGTGTCATCGAGCGGTACGTGCGGGAGTGGCTCGAGCAGCAGGCCATCGCGGGCTTCGTGTCCGTCGCGGACCCGTCCGCCGCGCCCGAGCTGCGCCGCTACCACCTGGCCGAGGACCAGCGGGCGGTGCTGGCCGACCCGGACAGCCCGTTCTACGGCGGCGCCCTGGCGCTGCTCGCCGGCGGCTGCGGCGCGGTCCTGCCGCAGGTCCTCGAGGCCTGGCGCTCGGGCACCGGGCTGTCGTTCGGCGCCTACGGCGACGACGTGCGCGACGGGCAGGGCCTGTTCAACAAGGCCGACTTCACCCAGCGCCTGGTCGCCGACTGGCTGCCGTCCCTGCCCGACGTCGACGCCCTGCTGCGACGCGACGGCGCCCGGGCGCTCGACCTCGGCTGCGGGGTCGGCTGGTCGACCATCTCCCTCGTGCAGGGGTATCCCGGTCTCGCCGCGGACGGCGTCGACCTGGACGAGGCCTCGGTGATGGACGCCCGCGCCCACGCGGTCGAGAGCGGGGTCGCGGACCACGCCCGGTTCGAGGTCGTCGCCTCCGACGCCGACCACGGCACCGGTCGCTACGACGTCGCGTTCTTCTTCGAGAGCCTGCACGACATGGCGCACCCGGTCGCGGCCCTCCGGGCCGTACGCCGGGCGCTGCGTCCCGACGGGCTGGTCGTGGTCATGGACGAGGCCGCCGAGGAGGAGTTCGCCCCCGACGGCTCACCCGTCGAGCGGCTCCTCGGCGCCGCGAGCGTGCTGCACTGCCTGCCGGTCGGACTGGCCGAGCCGGACTCGGCCGGCACGGGTGCCCTGTTCCGGCCCTCGGTGCTGAGGAAGTACGCCGCCGAGGCCGGCTTCTCCGACGTACGGATCGCGCCGATCGAGCACGACGTCATGAGGTTCTACGTGCTCACGCCGTGA